A portion of the Rhinopithecus roxellana isolate Shanxi Qingling chromosome 19, ASM756505v1, whole genome shotgun sequence genome contains these proteins:
- the NSRP1 gene encoding nuclear speckle splicing regulatory protein 1 isoform X2 encodes MKQTKLEIQKALAEDATVYEYDSIYDEMQKKKEENNPKLLLGKDRKPKYIHNLLKAVEIRKKEQEKRMEKKIQREREMEKGEFDDKEAFVTSAYKKKLQERAEEEEREKRAAALEACLDVTKQRDLSGFYRHLLNQAVGEEEVPKCSFREARSGIKEEKSKGYSNEVSSKSRIPQEKCFLQTDVKVEKNPDADSDFDAKSSEDDEVEETRVNCRRENVVETPENDSKHHRNQNHSRSPSEERGHSARHHTKGSRTSRGREKREDQHQQKQSRDQENHYTDRDYWKERDSHRHREASHRDSHWKRHEQEDKPRARDQRERSDRVWKREKDREKYSQREQERDRQQNDQNRHGEKGEKEEKSKAKEEHMKVRKERYENNDKYRDREKREVSVQSSERNRDRKESSPNSRAKDTFFDQEISNKMRNMAKDKEGNQEKASNSESSLGTKHRLTEERQEKGKEPARPPEAVSKFAKRNNEETVMSARDRYLARQMARVNAKTYIEKEDD; translated from the exons accaaaCTGGAAATCCAGAAGGCCCTTGCAGAAGATGCTACTGTGTATGAATATGACAGTATTTATgatgaaatgcagaaaaaaaaggaggaaaataatcCCAAATTGCTTTTGGGGAAAGACCGAAAG ccCAAGTATATTCACAACTTGCTAAAAGCCGTTGAGATCAGaaaaaaggaacaggaaaaaagaatggaaaagaaaatccagaGAGAACGAGAAATGGAAAAGGGAGAGTTTGATGATAAAGAAGCATTTGTGACGTCTGCATATAAGAAAAAACTGCAAGAGagagctgaggaagaagaaagagaaaagagggctGCTGCACTGGAAG CATGTTTGGATGTAACCAAGCAGAGAGATCTCAGTGGATTTTATAGGCACCTATTAAATCAAGCAGTTGGTGAAGAGGAAGTGCCTAAATGCAGCTTTCGTGAAGCCAG atctggtataaaggaagaaaaatcaaaggGCTACTCCAATGAAGTAAGTTCAAAAAGCAGAATACCACAGGAGAAATGCTTTCTTCAAACTGATGTGAAAGTGGAGAAAAACCCAGATGCAGACAGTGACTTTGATGCTAAGAGCAGTGAGGATGATGAAGTAGAAGAAACTAGAGTGAACTGCAGAAGGGAAAATGTCGTAGAGACTCCTGAGAATGACTCCAAGCACCACAGGAATCAAAACCACTCTCGGTCACCTAGTGAAGAAAGAGGGCACAGTGCCAGACACCACACAAAAGGATCACGAACATCAAGAGGACGTGAGAAAAGGGAAGATCAGCACCAACAGAAGCAATCCAGAGACCAGGAGAACCATTACACTGACCGCGATTACTGGAAAGAAAGGGATTCTCATAGGCACAGAGAGGCCAGTCATAGAGATTCCCATTGGAAGAGGCATGAACAGGAAGATAAACCAAGGGCAAGGGACCAAAGAGAAAGAAGTGACAGAGTgtggaaaagggagaaagacagGGAGAAGTATTCccaaagagaacaagaaagagaTAGACAACAAAATGATCAGAACCGACACggtgagaaaggagagaaggaagagaaaagcaaagcaaaagaagAGCATATGAAAGTAAGGAAGGAAAGAtatgaaaataatgataaatacagagatagagaaaaaCGAGAAGTAAGTGTTCAATCTTCAGAAAGAAATCgagacagaaaggaaagcagCCCAAATTCTAGGGCAAAGGATACATTTTTTGACCAAGAAATATCCAACAAAATGAGAAACATGGCAAAGGACAAAGAAGGAAACCAGGAGAAAGCCTCTAATTCTGAATCATCCCTGGGAACAAAACACAGACTCACAGAGGAAAGGCAAGAGAAGGGTAAAGAACCAGCGAGACCACCTGAGGCAGTGAGCAAGTTTGCAAAGCGGAACAATGAAGAAACTGTAATGTCAGCTAGAGACAGGTACTTGGCCAGGCAGATGGCACGGGTTAATGCAAAGACCTATATTGAGAAAGAAGATGATTGA